A single window of Nicotiana sylvestris chromosome 5, ASM39365v2, whole genome shotgun sequence DNA harbors:
- the LOC104233704 gene encoding uncharacterized protein, whose product MQRQHCIHKYLVVSAYGIYGIMLKKITKKNHLLLKDIFFAMAKAYTVEKFDYHIAEVEKIDKRVKDYLMNVGYERWSRAYSTVNETLTMTSNIAESINATLKASRELPVLPLLDYIRQLIGRWNVTNLKNVVESFTDLGKKYDTMLMENLELSHHMKVTPSTSYLYSVLDKGKQRMVFLKDRTCSCRRFQLDELPCAHAWAVLKYKYFDHIEYFSVYYTRKYLLKTYEIPIYPVPDEST is encoded by the exons ATGCAGCGACAACATTGTATCCACAAGTACCTCGTTGTGTCTGCATATGGCATCTATGGAATAatgttaaaaaaaattacaaaaaaaaaccaTTTGTTGCTCAAAGATATATTCTTTGCTATGGCCAAAGCATACACAGTTGAGAAGTTTGATTACCACATAGCAGAGGTAGAGAAAATTGATAAGAGGGTCAAAGATTACTTAATGAATGTTGGGTATGAAAGATGGTCCAGAGCATATTCCACTGTCAATGAAACATTGACGATGACTTCAAACATTGCGGAGTCGATCAATGCAACGCTCAAGGCTTCTAGGGAACTCCCAGTACTGCCTTTGCTAGACTACATAAGGCAATTGATCGGGCGATGGAATGTTACAAACCTAAAGAATGTAGTAGAGTCATTCACTGATCTTGGAAAAAAATATGATACAATGCTGATGGAAAATCTTGAATTGTCACATCATATGAAG GTAACCCCTTCGACGAGTTACTTATATTCAGTACTTGACAAAGGTAAGCAAAGAATGGTGTTCCTAAAAGATCGAACTTGCAGCTGTAGAAGGTTTCAGTTGGATGAGCTGCCATGTGCACATGCTTGGGCAGTATTAAAATACAAATACTTTGATCACATTGAGTATTTCTCGGTGTACTACACCAGGAAGTACCTATTGAAGACCTATGAAATTCCAATTTATCCGGTTCCTGATGAAAGCACATGA